TCGGTTGGTCGATTTGTTTTTCCTCGGCCAATACGTGATCGCGTCGTTGATGGCTCCCAGTTTCGCCGCCGGGACAATCTCTGGCGAAAAGGAGCGGCAGACCTATGAGATGTTGCTCGCCAGTCCGTTGAAACCCGGCGCGATTGTGCTGGGGAAACTGGTCGCTGCGCTGACTCACTTGGCACTGCTGATCGTCGCATCGTTGCCGATCATCGTCTTGTTCTTGCCGCTTGGTGGAGTCAGCGTTTACGAAGTCGCGGCCGCGTATCTCGGGCTGTTCATCTCGGTGGTGTTGTTCGGTGCGATCGGTGTTTTTTGCAGCAGCTATTTTTCGCGGACCAGCAACTCACTCGTTGTCAGTTACTTGTTGATCTTGCCGTTGGTGATCGGTGGCGTGTTGATGTGGCAAATGTTGGCCGGTGACGGTTTGCTCCGTCTGAAAGTGGTGGTGTTGGTTGTGCCCGCGTTCGCGCTGGCGGCGGTCACGCTGATGTGCGCCGCGGCGGCTTCGCGAATGTTGTATCCGCCCGATGTGGGCAGCGAAGGCAAAGAGGTTGTTGACTTGGAACAAGAGGCCGCCGAGGCGGTTGGGTTGGTGATCCAGCCCGATCAATTCCCGGACCGATTGTTCGCGCCACCTCGTCGCGAAACGCTGATGGCCGATGGTGCCAACCCGGTTTATGACAAAGAGATCCACGGCGAGATCTTCAGCCAAGGCACGTTGATGCTGAGGCTGGTGATCCAGATCAGCATCTTGCTGGCGATTCCGTTGATGGGTGCGTTGTTGTTTTGGCAAACGCCTCACTCGCCGTGGTTCGCGGTGTATGTGATCGTGTTCAACATGTTGGTTGGGCCCGTGTTCCTCGCCGGAACGATGACCAGCGAACGTGAACGACAGACGTTGGAATTGTTGATGACGACCACGTTGTCGCCCTGGAAGATTTTCTGGGGCAAGTTCGTTGTCGGTTTTCGCGTCGCTTTTGTGCTGACCAGTTTCCTTGTTTGGCCCATGTTGCTGGGCGTGGGGCTGAACACGGACTTCTATCCGAGTTGGCCGCTGATCGTCGGCATGTTCGCGATTCCGGTCATGGTCAGCGTCGTCAATGCAGTGATCGCGATGACCGCTTCGCTGTATCAAGAACGAACTTCGATGGCGTTGATGACCACCTACGTGGCCTTGATTGTGCTGTACGTGGTGCCGCCGGGCATGCGAGTGCTGGCGTCAACGTTGGGTTTGTCCTCGACGGTGCAACAGTGGATCGAGTGGACCGGTGTGGCCAGCCCATTCTCCGCGTTGTTTTCACTGCCGATGGGATCATTGTTGATGCGGGGGCAAGAAACTTATGCGGGCCAACCAGCGTTGGTGATCGGATACTTCGCCTGCAGTTTGCTGATTGTGGCACTCGCCGCGTGCATGATCGCGTGGAAACTTCGACCGCAGCATTAGTGGGAAGGGGAAAGGGACTCAGGGCCACAGGTGTAGGCCTGGTTTCACCTGACGGTGGTGATTCGGTGGAACCGGAGATTGAACCTTGCTCTACCGGACTTGCGTCCGGGGCTTCGCACCTTGCGGACGACCCGCGAAAATGACAGTCTACAGAGCTCGCAAATTCGCGACTCAAATCCGCATTTCTCTTTTCTCCGCAGCGATTCATGAGCCTCGTCACAACCCCGTTTGGCCAAACCAAGGACGGAAAGCCGGTCCAGAAGATCACTCTGACCAACTCCCACGGCCATCGTGTTTCGGTGATGAACTGGGGAGCATCGCTGCTCGAGGTTGAGGTGCCAGACCGCGATGGCAAACTGGCCAACGTGAACATGGTGTTCGACTCGATCGATCGCTACTTGGACTCGCACCCGGGTTTTGGCAGCTCAATCGGCCGATTCTGCAATCGCATTGGTTTGGCGAAGTTTGACATCGATGGGGAGACCTATCAGGTCACCGTCAATCATGGCAAACACTGCCTGCACGGCGGTGAAGTTAACTTTTCGCACAAGTGGTGGGACGCGGATCTGATCTCCGGAAAAGACTCCGAAGGCAATCCTGAGATCGGTGTTCGGTACAGCTTGGTCAGCCCAGATGGCGACGAAGGTTTTCCCGGTGAGGTGACGGTGACGGCCGAATACCGATGGAACGACGCGAGTGAGCTGACGATCGAGTTCACTGCGACAACGACCAAGCCAACGCATGTGAATTTGACAAATCACAGCTACTGGAATTTAACCGGGATCTCTCCCGGCGACGGCGGTGCGAGCTCGGTCCACGATCACGTCGCCTTGCTGCACTGCAACGAGACATTGGATGTTGATGACGATCTGATCCCGACCGGATCGACGTCATCGGTTGTTGGCACGCCGTTCGATTTCTTGCATCCGGAAACGATTGGCAAACGCATCGATCTGTTGCCCGCCACGAAAGGCTACGATCACTGCTATGTCGTCGCGGGGGAACCTGGCACGCTTCGCCCCGCCGCTCGCGTGGTGGATCCGAAGACCGGGCGAACGTTCGAGATTGAAACGACTCAGCCCGGCATGCAGCTTTACACCGGCAATCACCTCGGCGGCAACGCTTCGTCAGCTGGGCACAAGTCGC
This genomic window from Rhodopirellula bahusiensis contains:
- a CDS encoding ABC transporter permease, with translation MNKPIADPPISSLATSAGTADNPVATWLRSMLASVVNTLRINPIAAFRNNPVLQRELLVNLRTNRSFLLLLIYQLVLAAVTLVAWPSDERLDLSQDPPSARRLVDLFFLGQYVIASLMAPSFAAGTISGEKERQTYEMLLASPLKPGAIVLGKLVAALTHLALLIVASLPIIVLFLPLGGVSVYEVAAAYLGLFISVVLFGAIGVFCSSYFSRTSNSLVVSYLLILPLVIGGVLMWQMLAGDGLLRLKVVVLVVPAFALAAVTLMCAAAASRMLYPPDVGSEGKEVVDLEQEAAEAVGLVIQPDQFPDRLFAPPRRETLMADGANPVYDKEIHGEIFSQGTLMLRLVIQISILLAIPLMGALLFWQTPHSPWFAVYVIVFNMLVGPVFLAGTMTSERERQTLELLMTTTLSPWKIFWGKFVVGFRVAFVLTSFLVWPMLLGVGLNTDFYPSWPLIVGMFAIPVMVSVVNAVIAMTASLYQERTSMALMTTYVALIVLYVVPPGMRVLASTLGLSSTVQQWIEWTGVASPFSALFSLPMGSLLMRGQETYAGQPALVIGYFACSLLIVALAACMIAWKLRPQH
- a CDS encoding aldose epimerase family protein is translated as MSLVTTPFGQTKDGKPVQKITLTNSHGHRVSVMNWGASLLEVEVPDRDGKLANVNMVFDSIDRYLDSHPGFGSSIGRFCNRIGLAKFDIDGETYQVTVNHGKHCLHGGEVNFSHKWWDADLISGKDSEGNPEIGVRYSLVSPDGDEGFPGEVTVTAEYRWNDASELTIEFTATTTKPTHVNLTNHSYWNLTGISPGDGGASSVHDHVALLHCNETLDVDDDLIPTGSTSSVVGTPFDFLHPETIGKRIDLLPATKGYDHCYVVAGEPGTLRPAARVVDPKTGRTFEIETTQPGMQLYTGNHLGGNASSAGHKSHEAFCLETQHYPDACNHPNFKSTLLRPGDTLKETTVHRFGVDAG